Genomic DNA from Candidatus Sphingomonas phytovorans:
TTGCCATCAAGCTCGAGAGCAAGGGACCCGCCTTCTACCGTCAGCGCCGCGTCGGCCTGTACAGCGTCGGTTTCGACGTCATCAAGCTGCGCTCGATGCGCCAGGATGCCGAGGTCGATGGCAAGGCGGTCTGGGCCGAGAAGGACGATCCGCGCATCACCCGGATCGGCCGGATCATCCGCAAGCTGCGGATCGACGAACTGCCGCAGACCTGGTCGGTGCTGAAAGGCGAGATGAGCTTCGTTGGGCCGCGCCCCGAACGCCCGCAATTCGTCGAGGACCTTGAGCAGCAGCTCAATTTCTACGCCGAACGCCACATGGTGAAGCCGGGCATCACCGGCTGGGCGCAGATCAACTATCCCTATGGCGCGTCGATCGACGATGCCCGGCAGAAGCTGGAATATGATCTTTATTACGCCAAGAACTATTCGCCCTTCCTCGACGTGCTGATCCTGCTCCAGACGATCCGTGTCGTGCTGTGGCCGGAGGGGGCGCGCTGATCCGGTGCCGATAACGGCCATCCTCTGGAGCCATGCGCTCGCCGCCCTGCTGTTCGCGGGCGTCGCGCTGACCCGGCTGCGCGACGCGGGCAGCGCGTTGCCGCGCCTGACCTTCGTCGTCGCCCTAGGCGTCACCGCGCTCTGGGCGCTCGCCGTGGCCGGCATCGGCCCACTCGACCTGGTGACGCGCGTGGCCGAAAGCGCGCGCAACATCGCCTGGCTCGGCTTCATGTTCGCGCTGGTCCGTCGCGATGGCGGCGCGCCCGAGGCACGCCCGGTCGCGATCATCTACGGCGTCGTCGTGGTGCTGGTGCTGATCAGTGCCGGCCTGGCCGTCAGCGACGAGACGATCGGCCCGGATGTGGTGCCGGCGCTCGGCACGGTCCGCGTGCTGCTGCGCGCCATGGTCGCGATCAGCGCCCTGGTCCTGGTCAACCACCTCTATTCGGCCGTCGCGCCGCGCGCGCGGGGCGACATCTCGCTCGCCGTGATCGCCCTGGCCGCGATGTGGAGCGTCGACCTGCTGCTCTATGCCACCACCTATCTTACCGGCAGTGCGCCGAACGACCTGATCGCCGGCCGCGGCGTGGTGATGGTGCTGGCCGCGCCCGTGTTCGCGCTCGCGGTGCAACGCAACGGCGACTGGACGCTGCAGCTCTCGCGCACGGTCGCGTGGCAGACGCTCTCCTTCGCCGTTACCCTGCTCTATGCGGTGATCATGCTGGCCGCGACCAGCGCGATCGCCGCGTTCGGCGGTGACAATGCGCGGGTGCTGCAGACCGCCTTCGTCTTCGGGTCGACCGCGGCGGTGCTCACCGTCCTCTCCTCCCCCTGGGTCAAGGCCTGGGCCAAGGTGAAGGTGGCCAAGCATCTGTTCCGTCACCGCTATGACTACCGCGCCGAATGGACTCGGTTCACCGATACGCTGGGCAAGCCCGGCGAGGGCGCAGCGCCGCTCGACGAACGAATCGTCAAGGCAGTCGCCGACCTCACCGATTCTCCGGCCGGGCTGCTGCTCGTGCCGGAAGGCACCGGCCTGGGTATCGGGGCGGGATGGAACTGGGCACGCGACGGCCTGCCCTCGGCTGGCGGCGACGAAGCGCTCGCCACCTATCTCGCCACCACCGGCCGGATCGTCGAGCTGGATTCGGTACGCGGCGATATCGCCGACCCCGGCGAACTGGCCAGCGTGCCGTTGTGGATGACCGACGAGCCCAATGCCTGGGCCCTGGTGCCGCTGGTCCATCTCGACCGACTGCAAGGGGCGATCCTGCTTGCCCGCCCCCCGGTCGACCGGTCGCTCGACTGGGAGGATTTCGACCTGCTGCGCATCGCCGGGCGGCAGGTTGCCAGCTACCTCGCCGAGGCGCGCGCTCAGGAGGCCCTGTCCGACGCGCAGCGCTTCGACGAATTCAATCGCCGCTTCGCCTTCATCATGCATGACATCAAGAATCTGGTGAGCCAGTTGACCCTGACCGCACGCAACGCCGAACGCCATGCCCATAACCCCGAGTTCCGCGCCGACATGATCGCCACGCTCCAGGACTCGGCCGGGCGCATGAACGATCTGCTCGCCCGCCTGTCGCAGCACCATTCGGGCCGCGCCGAGGAACTACGCGCGGTCGAGGTTGCGCCACTGCTCGAACGCGTCGCGGCGCGGCGGCGTTCGCAGCATCCGATCGCCACCCTCTCGCACGGCGAGGCCGTGGCGCTCGCCGATCCGGCGCGGCTCGAGCAATTGCTCGGCCATCTGGTCCAGAACGCCATCGAGGCGAGCAGTCCGGCCGAGCCCGTGATGATCGCGGTGACGGCACAAGATACACGAGTGGAGATCGACGTGATCGACAAGGGCTGCGGCATGTCGCCGGCCTTCCTGCGCGAAAAGCTGTTCAAGCCTTTCGTTTCGTCAAAGACCGGCGGCTTCGGCGTCGGCGCCTTCGAGGCCCTTCAGCTCGCCCAGGCGATGGGCGGCACGCTTGAGGTGACCAGCCGCGAGGGTGAAGGATCGCGCTTCCGGGTTACCCTGCCCGTCGCACGCGATACCCTGATCGGGAAGGCCGCATGAGCACCGCAGGCACGCCCAAGCCCAAGCTGCTGATTGTCGAGGACGATCTCGGCCTGCAGCGCCAGCTCCGCTGGGCCTATGAGGATTATCAGGTGATCGTCGCGAGCGACCGTGCGTCGGCGCTCGATGCGATCCGTGCCGAGGAACCGGCGGTCGTCACGCTCGATCTCGGCCTGCCGCCGGATCCCGACGGGGTGACCGAGGGCTTCGCCACGCTTGAGGCGATCCTTGCGCTCAAGCCGGACACCAAGGTGATCGTCGCCTCCGGCCACGGTGCCCGCGAAAGCGCGCTGAAGGCGATCGGCGACGGCGCCTGGGATTTCTACGCCAAGCCGATCGACATCGACGCGCTCGGCCTGATCGTCGCGCGGGCCTTCCACGTCCACGCGCTCGAGACGGAGAATCGCCGGCTCGCCGAGCGCCAGGACGGCGAGACGGCGCTTGGCGGGATGATCACGTCGAGCCCCGAGATGCTCAAGGTGACGCGAACGATCGAGCGGGTCGCCGGGGCGGATGTCTCGGTGATGCTGCTCGGCGCGAGCGGCACCGGCAAGGAACTGCTCGCCCGCGGCCTCCACGATTCGAGCCGCCGGGCGAAGGGCGCGTTCGTCGCGATCAATTGCGCGGCGATCCCCGACACGCTGCTGGAAAGCGAGCTGTTCGGCCATGAGAAGGGCGCCTTCACCGGCGCGGTCAAGACGACCGAAGGCAAGATCGAGCAAGCCGATGGCGGCACGCTGTTCCTCGACGAGATCGGCGACGTGCCGCTACCGCTCCAGGTCAAGCTGCTGCGCTTCCTGCAGGAGCGCGTGATCGAGCGAATCGGCGGCCGCAAGGCGATTCCCGTCGACACCCGCATCGTCTGCGCCACCCACCAGGATATCGATGCGATGGTCGCCGACGGGCGATTCCGCGAGGACCTGTATTACCGCCTCGCCGAGATCGTCGTGCGAATCCCGTCGCTTGCCGAGCGTACCGGCGACGCCGGCCTGCTCGCGCGGCATTTCCTCAAGAAATACGCCAAGTCGATGAACAGCACGGTCACCGGCCTGTCGCCCGATGCCCGATCGGCGATCGACGCCTGGGACTGGCCGGGCAATGTCCGCGAGCTGGAAAACCGGATGAAGCGCGCGGTGATCATGGCTGAGGGCAAGCTCGTCACCGCCGCCGATCTCGATCTCGCCGAGTGCGCCGACGATACCCCGATCAACCTGCGCGCCGCGCGCGAGACCGCCGATCGCAAGGCGATCCGTCACGCCCTGACCAGGGCCGAGGGCAATATCTCGAACACCGCCAAGCTGCTCGGGGTGAGCCGGCCGACGCTGTACGACCTGCTGAAAAGCTATGATCTCCATGCTTGAACGATCGCCATCCGCCTTCTCCGTTCGTATCGAGCCGGTCGAGGCACCGACGCTTCCCGAAACGCGGACAAGAGGACGTCGTCGTCGCCGATCCGGCCACGCGCGGCGCTGGGGCGTGTTCCTCGCCGCCTGTGGCGCGGCGCTGCTCTGCGTCCTGCTGTTCGCCTTCGCGGTGACCCGGCCGGTCCGTATCGACCCCGCCAGCGCCCGGGTCGAGCTCGGCGAGAGTCTCGGCCTGCTCAAGCTCGGCAATATCAGCGCTGCGCGCCTGCATGCGCAGGCGGCGATCAAGGCCGACCCCGACTGGGGCCTCGCCCATGCCGTGCTGGCGCGCGTCTTCCTCGCGCTCGGCGACGGCGTCGCGGCTGAAGGCGAGCTCGGCCGTGCGCGGGCGGCCGGCTTCGACGGTAACCGGGCGCATCAGCTCTACGCCCATGCCTGGCTGCTCCAGGGCGATCCCAAGCGTGCCCTGGCTGAAGCTGGCAAGACGCAGCCGCGCTATGCGGACTATGCCGCCCGTGTCGCCGCCCGCGCGCTCGCGGCGCAGCGCGACCTGCCCGGTGCGCAGCGCATGCTCGCGGAGGTCCTGGCCACCACGCCCGGCGACAGCGCGGCCTGGTCGGACCTGGGCCGCGTCCGCTACACCAGCGGCGACCTCGCCGGCGCGATCGACGCGGCGACCCGCGCGATCGCGCTCGACCGCAACAATATCGAGGCGCTGACCCTGCGGGGCGAGCTGGTGCGGGGCCAGTACGGCCTGGTCGCCGCGCTCCCCTGGTTCGAGGAGGCGCTCAAGCGCGACGCCTATTTCCACCCGGCGCTGATCGAATATGCCGGTACGCTGGGCGATGTCGGCCGCTATGGCGATATGCTGCTGGCGACGCGCAAGGCACTCGCGGCGCAGCCCGGCAGCCCCCAGGCTTATTACCTCCAGGCGGTTCTCGCCGCGCGCGCGGGCAATTTCGATCTTGCCCGCACGCTGATGGACCGTACCGCCGGCAAGGTTAGCGGCATGCCCGGTGCCCTGCTGCTGGGCGGCACCCTGTCCTATCAGGCCGGTGCCTATGAGCAGGCGATCGAGCAGTTCCGCCAGCTCGTCGGCCGCCAGCCGATGAACATCACCGCGCGCCGCCTGCTCGGCGCCGCGCTGCTGCGCTCCGGCGATGCAAAGGGGGCGCTTGATATGCTCCGCCCGGTGGCGCTGCGCGGCGATGCCGACAGCTATACACTCACCCTCGTCGCGCGCGCCTTCGAAAGGACCGGCGAACGCGACTGGTCGGGCCGCTTCCTCGATCGCGCCGCCTGGCCGTCGCGCGAGGGATCGAGCCCGTTCGGCACCGACGACAGCCTGCCGATCCTGACCGCCGCGACGAACCAGGAGCCTGACGATCCCGTGCGCCGAGTCGGTTATCTGCGTGGCCTGATCGATTCGGGCGATGCGGGCGACGCCCTTGTCCAAGCGCATGCGCTTGCCCGCGACAATCCGGGTGTCCCCGCCGCACACCTGGCGGTCGGCGACACGCTGATGGTGATGGGTCGCTATGGCGACGCCGCGACCGCCTATGCCCGCGCCGCCGACATCCATTTCGACGAGCCGACCATGCTGCGCGCGGTCGATGCACTCGATCACGCGGGACGCCGTCCAGACGCCGCGAACGTCCTGGCGCTGTTCCTGTCACAGAATCCGCAGAGCGTCGCCGGGCTGCGCCTTGCCGCGCACTGGCAGATCGCCGGCGGCGAATGGGACACGGCGATCGAGACGCTAGAGGGCCTGCGCCAGCGAATCGGCAACCGCGACGCCGCGCTGCTGGCTGAACTCGCTTATGCCTATGTCGGCGCCGACGACACCGAGACCGGTCTCGTCTACGCCAAGGCCGCTTATGCGCTCGCCCCGATGAACCCCGCCACGACCGACGCTTATGGCTGGACACTCTATCAGTCGGGCAGGAACGGCGGCGCGGTTCAGCTCCTCGAAAAGGCCGTTTCGATCGCGCCCGGGCATGCCGTGCTGCGCTGGCATCTCGGGCAGGTCTATGCCGATCTCGGCCGGAAGGCCGAGGCCGCGGCGGAGATCAAGGCAGCGCTGGGGGATTCGAGTTTCCAGGATCGGGATGCCGCGCAGGCGGTGCTGAAGACGCTGGGCAGTTGACCCCTCCTTCCGGGCGAAGGCTATTGCCTGAAAGGCCGGTGGTTGTAACAGGCCGGGAATGACCGACCCTCTGATCCGCATTGCCGACGCGCTCGACCGGCTGTCCCCGCCCACTCCGCCGGCCGCCGACCCGCTCGCGCACCCCGCCTATGTCTGGCGCGGCGACACGCTGATCGCCGCGCGCGATTTCGCCGGCCTGCCGCTCGACCAGCTCCGCAACATCGATCTCCAGAAGACGGCGCTGGTCGACAATCTGGAGCGGCTCGCAAGCGGCTCTGCGGCGCACGACGCGTTGCTGTGGGGCGCGCGCGGCACCGGCAAGTCGGCGCTGGTGAAGAGCACGGTCGCCCATATCCAGGCCTCGGGCGGCAATCTCGCGCTGATCGAGGTCGTGACGACCCGGCTCGACACCCTGCCGACGCTGTTCGCGGCCATCGCATCGGTGCCCCGCGCCTTTGTCCTGTTCATCGATGATCTCGGCTTCGACGCGGCCGGCGACGCGCGCGCGCTGCGATCGATGCTGCAGGGCGGTGCCGAGGCGCGACCCGCCAATGCCCGGCTGATCGTCACCTCCAACCGCCGCCATCTCGTCCCACGCGACATCGCCGAGCAGGAAAGCGCGATCAACCCGCGCGACGCGGTCGACGATCAGCTCGCCCTCGCCGACCGGTTCGGGCTCAGCCTCGGCTTCCACGTGATCGACCAGGATTCCTACCTGGCGATCGTCCAGGGCTATACCGATGCGTACGGCCTGCCCTTCGATCCGGTCGAGGCGGTTGGCTGGGCAACGCGGCGCGGCAGCCGTTCGGGCCGGGTCGCCTGGCATTACATCGTCGATCTGGCCGGCCGGAATGGAAGATCGCTGAGATAGTCATTGATCTGGCTCATCTTTGCACGAACCCGACTTGACTTGGTGGCCCCCGCGCGGTGACGTCAGCCATGACCCGCATCGGCGACTTTGATCTGTGTGAGAGATTGTCGCCGGCCGTACCCGTCTGGGTGACTCAGGTCGGCGTCGCCCTGCTGACCGTGCTTGGCGCGAAGATCGTCCGGCTGGTCTTCGACATCGTCGCCGGCGGCGCGGCACCGTTCGCGCTGATCTACCCGGCGATCATGCTCGCGACCCTGTTCGCGCGCGCCTTTGCCGGCACGCTCACCGCGACGATCATGATCGTCTATATCTGGTACTTCATCTATCCGGTCGAGCGGTCCTTCCGCTTCGCGACGAGCGCGAACGCCTTCGCCGTCGCCATCGTGATCGTCACCGCGATCATGACGATCGCCATCGCGGAGCTGTTCCGCCGCACCGCCCGCCGCGCGACCCAGGCGCGCGACCGCGAGATCGCGGACCGCGACCTGTTCCTCGCCGAATTCGATCATCGGATGAAGAACAACTTCGCGATCGTCGCCGGACTGCTCGACCTGCAGAAGCGCCGCGCGAGCGACCCGGCAACCGTCCAGGCGCTCGAGACGGCCCAGATGCGGGTGGACAGCATCGCCCGGGCCCACCGTCATCTCTATCGCGGCACCGGCCAGCCGGGCACCGTCGAGATCAGGGACTATCTGACCGATCTCTGCGCGGCGCTCGCCGAATCGCTGTTCCTGCAGGGTGGCATCACCCTCTCGTGCGACAGCGACCAGGCAGCAGTACCGCGCGACCGCGCCGTCTCGATCGGGCTGGTCGTCAACGAGCTTGTCACCAATGCCGCCAAGCACGCCTTTCCCGGGCGCGACCTCGGCACGATCACCGTCACCCTGCGCAACAGGAGCAAGGGCGGCTGGCGAATCACCGTGGCCGATGACGGGGTCGGCATGCCGAAGGGCGCGGCGCTGCCCGGAAAAACCAGCGGGCTCGGCAGCCGGCTGGTCGAGGCATTCGCCCGCCAGGCCGGCGGCACGCTGTCGACCGAAAGCGACGAAAGCGGTACGCGCGTGGTGATGAAGCTGGAGTCCTGATTCCGCGCCGATCACGCCTCCAGCAGGCCAGCATTCGCGAAACCGACCAGCAGCGCGGACACCCGTTCCGCGGCCATTTCCCCGATCGCGGCGATGTCAGTGACGGGAACGCCATCCCGCGTGAAGGCGAGACGTCCGGCCACGGCCTCTTGCGTCAACAATTCAGCAAGGGCGGCACGGTCACGGCTGCCGTCAAGCACCGACAGCAGGAGCCGCGACATCGCCTGGAGCGTCACCGGCTCGTGACGGAAATTGGTGGTGGACCCGGCCCCTTCCGCCGAATCCGCCCGGGCGATCGCGATCGCCCTCGGCTTGTCCCGATCGTCAGCGCGACCGGCATGCAGCGGCTCGGATGAAAGGCTGGCCATGCCGGCCAGGACCATTCGATGAAGCGCCTCCAACAGCGGCGCTTGCTCGGCCTGGGCGCATGCCCCCAGGCTTGAGGACGAAGGATACTGCCCGATAAGACGCGCTATCCCATCGGCGACAGCAGTGGAGCCAAGGGGAAGCAGCCGCCCGCCCGCGTCGACGAGGACAGGCTCGCTGCCATTCCACAACAGCTGAAGCCCGGCGTCAGTCAGGAAATGCAACGGTGCGATGCATTCCCGGACCACCGAGCGGTTCGCGCCGGCCAGCCGACCGGCCGACACCAGGATGGTCTGGCGGAACGTACGGCCGGTCAGCATATCGAGATACTGCTCGACCTCGACCGGGTCGTCTTTCGCCCGTGCCCGCACCTGTTGGGCGATATCCGGCCCGTAATTGTCGAGCGTCGACAGGCCGAGATCGCAGTCGGCGAGGTAGCCGAGGCCGTCCCGCGCCGCCTCCGCGGCAAAGGCGCGGACCGTGGTGGGGTGGCTCATCTCCTCCAGAAATTCGTGCGCGACATAGTCGTCGGGCAACCCCGCCATCGCCGCGGCGCGGCCGCGCAATACATCGCCATAAGGGCCCCGGTCGGGCGTCGCCGCCGCGAGGAAGTCGAGCAGTTCCCGTGCCCTGGCAACGCGGTCCGGCAGATCGGGATCGCCCTGCGCATCGAGCCTGAAGGCGTCATGGACCGGCTGGATCATCCGCCAGCCCGGCAGGACATTATAGCTGACACAGGCGATGCCGATCGGCGACAGCCGCTCGCCGACGACCCGGAAGATGGCGTCGCGTACCGCCGCGGGCACCCAGCTATAGACGCCGTGACAGATGACATAGTCGAAGACGCCGAGTTCCTCGCCGATCCCGGTCAGGCTCTCGCAACGGATGTCGATATTGTCGAGACCGAGCCTGGCGATCCGGGCCTGCCCCGCCTCGACCTGAGCAGACGACAGGTCGATGCCCACGAACCTGGCGTCCGGATAGCGCAGGGCATGGGGAATGATATTGCCCCCCGACGCGCAGCCCAGTTCGAGGACCCGCGCGGTCGCCAGCGGCGCTGCTTCAAGCCCGAAAGCACGCGCGATGCCCCCGATGCGGGACGGCTGGCTCGCCGCGAACGCCCGGGACTCATAGGGAAGCCGGTCGTAGTTCCGCGCTGTACGCGCGAGGCTGTCCCCAATCTCCGTCGTCCCGCCCATGGCCATGTCACTGCCCCCTCATGCAGGCCTGTGCGCACCTGTTCAGGAACCGCGACGATATTGCAATGTGGCGGGCGTCAAGAACGCGTCGACCGGACGACAGGGACGGGATCTTATGCCGCCACGGATCGCTCCGTCTCCGTGCCGCGGCGCGGATGCCTGCTTTCCGCCTTGGCAACATAGAGTGCGCGGTCAGCGGTATCGAACAGGGCATCGGCGGTGCGGCCGTCGACGGGCCAGGTCGCCACGCCGATGCTGGCGCCAACACGAATGTCGTGACCGCAAATCTGGTGCGGCGGCACCAGGGCCGACAACATGTGGCCGGCAATGGCGTGAGTCGCGATCGCCGAACCGCAGGGCACCAGGATCGCGAATTCATCGCCACCCAGCCGCGCCACCACGGCATCCTCACCACCGGCACCGCGCAGCCGCTCCCCGACCTCGCACAGCAGCACGTCGCCCGCGGCGTGGCCGTGGCAGTCATTGACCGGCTTGAAGCCGTCGAGATCGACCAAAGCGACCGAGAAGCATGTCTCCGGACCCGCCGCCGCAATCTCCTGCTGCAGCCGGGCGTCGAGCGCGCGGCGGTTGAGCAGGCCGGTCAGCGGATCGGTGTTGGCCAGATCCCGCATCTTGCGCTGGAGCATCAGCAGGTCGACGAGCTGGACATGTTGCTGCGCGATCATGCGAAGCAGGAACGCGCTGGCAACGGCGAGGCTGGTGCCGGCGGCAAGGTCCATCCGGTGACCGGTGAAGAGAAGCAGGATGGTGATCGGCAACAGGCCGATCGCCAGGTTGATGATCGTCGCCGAGCGGATGGTCGAGAGGCAATAGGCAGTAGCGAGCGAGCCCATCGCCATGATCATCGGATAATAGATCCGCATCTCCGGCGGCGCGCTGAACCAGCTCATCACGCACCAGGTACTGCACAGCACGCCGAGCGAGCCCGACACCCATGTCGCTGCCTTGATCATCTTCGCGGCACGGCCGACGTCGAGGATCATCGCACGCTTCTTCATCCAGGCGAAGAAGCGCAGCAGGCACGCGCCGCCCATGAAGATCGGGATACCGAAGCGGATGATCGGCGAGGCGCCCTGGCTCGACCCGTAGATCGCGGTCGGAATCGTGAGCAGCAGGGTGAGATAGAGCAGCGGAATCTGGCTCTGCAGCCGCGCCGCGCGAAGCAAGGTGAAATCGTCCCGGATCACCTCGGGAACCGGCGGAAAGGCAGCCCGCCAAAAAGCCTTGATCGTCGCTCTCATCGAGCCGGGCTAGCAGCCCAAGGTAAATCGACCGTTACCCCTGTTCCTGAACCAGATTCGGCGCCCAGCCCTGACCGTGCCCCCAAGGCGCGACGGGGAAGATAAATCCGGATTTGGTCCCGTTTCCCGGCGACGGGGCCATCAGTTGTTAACCATGTTTCCATAGCACCGCGCCTCGCACGAAAGACCAGCACAGGAGCAGCAGATGACGCGCGCGGCCACCCATCCCAGCCTTCCCCAGAACGACACCCCGGCGCAAAAGGCCGCACGCGAGGCACAGATCGCGACCGCCTGCGCCAGCTATGTCTGGACGACCGATGTCCCTACCCTGCCGGGCGTGCCGCTGGCGGCGACCGTCCCGGCCAATGACGAACCGACCATTCCATGGTTCCTGATCCTGATCGCCGTCGGCCTGAAGATCGCGCGCAACGTGATCGCGGTGAAACTGGCCGGCCTCGGACAGGGGGAGCTCGACAGCGCGCCCGGGGGCCTGGCCGACGCCCTGGCCCGCTGTGATGCGATAGAGGCATCGGCGACGCATATCGCCCGGCACCACACCATCCAGACCGGCAGCTCGTTCCTGGCGCGCAGCGCGGCCGATGCGACGATCGCGGTCGAATATGTCGAGCATGACGCCCATCTCGCCCTGCTGAAAAGCTATGCTGGGGAGCTACGCGACATCGCGGCGCTGAGCGGGAACGAAAGGCTCGGCATCGACGGTACGACGGCGGCGTCGCTCGATGCCTATCGTGCGCTGTTCGACACGATCCCGGTGCCCGGCTTCGCCTATATCTTCGAAGAGGATGACCAGTTCGCGCGGCTTCGGGTGGCCGGACCGAATGCGATGCTGCTGCAGGGGATCAGCACCCTGCCCGCGAATTTTCCCGTCACCGCAAAGCAATATGAGGCGGCGATCGGCCTTGGCGACACGCTCGAAAGGGCGCTGGCCGAGGGCCGGGTCTATCTGTCCGACTATGCCGAGCTTGCCGTGCTGGTGCCCGGGGTGTGGAACGGACTGGCCAAATATGTCTGGCAGCCGCTCGCCCTGTTCGCGGTGCCGCCGGGCGGATCGGCGCTGAAGCCGGTCGCGATCCAGTGCGGCCAGGACAGCGACGAGCATCCGATCTTCACCCCGACGGTGGTCGCCGCCGACTCCTGGGGCTGGGAGATCGCCAAGACCGTGGTCCAGGTCGCCGACGGCAATTATCACGAGCTGTTCGTGCATCTGGCGCGCACCCATCTGGTGATGGAGGCCTGCGCGGTGGCGACTCACCGCGAGCTTGCCGCCGTCCATCCGCTCTGGGCATTGCTGGTGCCGCATTTCGAGGGATCGCTGTTCATCAACAACCAGGCGGCGACCTCATTGATCGCCGCCAACGGCCCGATCGACCATATCTTCGGCGGCACGATCACGTCGAGCCAGCTCGCCGCGGCGAGCGACCGGCTGGCATTCGATTTCTACGGCAAGATGCTGCACCGCGATCTCGTCGCGCGGAACGTGGCCGATACGGCGGCGCTGCCCGACTATCCCTATCGCGACGACGCCCTGCTGGTCTGGCAGGCGATCCACGAATGGGCGACTCAATATATCGACATCTATTACGCCAATGACGCGGCCGTGACCGGCGATACGGAGCTGGCCGCCTGGGTCGCCACCCTCGCTTCGGACGGCAAGCTGAAGGGGTTCAGGCCAATCGTCACGCGCGCGCAGCTTGCCGAGGTGTGCACGATGATCCTGTTTACCGCGAGCGCCCAGCATGCGGCGGTGAATTTCCCGCAGAAGGAGATCATGTCCTTCGCCCCCGCCGTCACCGGCGCTGGCTGGACGGCGGCACCGATGGGCCAGACCGGCCATGACAAGGCTGAATGGCTTAGTTACCTGCCGCCGGTCTCGCTGGCGCTCGAGCAGCTCAACGTGCTCTATCTGCTCGGCTCGGTGCACTACCGCGCGCTGGGCGACTATCGCAGCAACGACTTCCCCTATCTGGAGTGGTTCCGCGATCCGGCGATCATCGGTGCCGAAGGGCCGCTGGCCCGATTCCAGGCATCGCTTCGCGCGGTCGATGCCCGCATCGTCGCCCGCAATGCCGAGCGCCAATATCCCTATCCGTATCTCCAGCCGAGCCTGATCCCGACCAGCGTCAATATCTGAACCGCATCGCCCGGCTGCGTTGCGTGCGGCCGGGCTTCCACTCCGTCTTCCCGGCAACCCGCTATCCGCGAATGCGCCAGGATTACCCCAAAGCCTCGGCCTGTTCGGCCAGTTCCAGCCAGCGCATCTCGGCCGCGTCCTTCTCCTCGCGAGCTTTGTCGATCGCCTTCATCAGCCGGTCGAACGCGGCGGGATCCTTCGCATAGAGATCGGGATCGGCCAGCGCCGCCTCGTCCCGAACGATCGCCTTGTCCAACTCCTCGATCCGCTTGGGCAGCAGTTCGTAATCGCGCTGGTCCTTGTAGGTCAGCTTGACCTTGGCCGGCGGCGGGGCGGTCGGCTCAGCCTTGCGCGGATTGGGGCGCTTGCCGCCCGACGCGCGCAGCCTGCGGCGCT
This window encodes:
- a CDS encoding class I SAM-dependent methyltransferase, whose protein sequence is MAMGGTTEIGDSLARTARNYDRLPYESRAFAASQPSRIGGIARAFGLEAAPLATARVLELGCASGGNIIPHALRYPDARFVGIDLSSAQVEAGQARIARLGLDNIDIRCESLTGIGEELGVFDYVICHGVYSWVPAAVRDAIFRVVGERLSPIGIACVSYNVLPGWRMIQPVHDAFRLDAQGDPDLPDRVARARELLDFLAAATPDRGPYGDVLRGRAAAMAGLPDDYVAHEFLEEMSHPTTVRAFAAEAARDGLGYLADCDLGLSTLDNYGPDIAQQVRARAKDDPVEVEQYLDMLTGRTFRQTILVSAGRLAGANRSVVRECIAPLHFLTDAGLQLLWNGSEPVLVDAGGRLLPLGSTAVADGIARLIGQYPSSSSLGACAQAEQAPLLEALHRMVLAGMASLSSEPLHAGRADDRDKPRAIAIARADSAEGAGSTTNFRHEPVTLQAMSRLLLSVLDGSRDRAALAELLTQEAVAGRLAFTRDGVPVTDIAAIGEMAAERVSALLVGFANAGLLEA
- a CDS encoding GGDEF domain-containing protein: MRATIKAFWRAAFPPVPEVIRDDFTLLRAARLQSQIPLLYLTLLLTIPTAIYGSSQGASPIIRFGIPIFMGGACLLRFFAWMKKRAMILDVGRAAKMIKAATWVSGSLGVLCSTWCVMSWFSAPPEMRIYYPMIMAMGSLATAYCLSTIRSATIINLAIGLLPITILLLFTGHRMDLAAGTSLAVASAFLLRMIAQQHVQLVDLLMLQRKMRDLANTDPLTGLLNRRALDARLQQEIAAAGPETCFSVALVDLDGFKPVNDCHGHAAGDVLLCEVGERLRGAGGEDAVVARLGGDEFAILVPCGSAIATHAIAGHMLSALVPPHQICGHDIRVGASIGVATWPVDGRTADALFDTADRALYVAKAESRHPRRGTETERSVAA
- a CDS encoding lipoxygenase family protein; amino-acid sequence: MTRAATHPSLPQNDTPAQKAAREAQIATACASYVWTTDVPTLPGVPLAATVPANDEPTIPWFLILIAVGLKIARNVIAVKLAGLGQGELDSAPGGLADALARCDAIEASATHIARHHTIQTGSSFLARSAADATIAVEYVEHDAHLALLKSYAGELRDIAALSGNERLGIDGTTAASLDAYRALFDTIPVPGFAYIFEEDDQFARLRVAGPNAMLLQGISTLPANFPVTAKQYEAAIGLGDTLERALAEGRVYLSDYAELAVLVPGVWNGLAKYVWQPLALFAVPPGGSALKPVAIQCGQDSDEHPIFTPTVVAADSWGWEIAKTVVQVADGNYHELFVHLARTHLVMEACAVATHRELAAVHPLWALLVPHFEGSLFINNQAATSLIAANGPIDHIFGGTITSSQLAAASDRLAFDFYGKMLHRDLVARNVADTAALPDYPYRDDALLVWQAIHEWATQYIDIYYANDAAVTGDTELAAWVATLASDGKLKGFRPIVTRAQLAEVCTMILFTASAQHAAVNFPQKEIMSFAPAVTGAGWTAAPMGQTGHDKAEWLSYLPPVSLALEQLNVLYLLGSVHYRALGDYRSNDFPYLEWFRDPAIIGAEGPLARFQASLRAVDARIVARNAERQYPYPYLQPSLIPTSVNI
- a CDS encoding histidine kinase dimerization/phosphoacceptor domain -containing protein; translated protein: MSPAVPVWVTQVGVALLTVLGAKIVRLVFDIVAGGAAPFALIYPAIMLATLFARAFAGTLTATIMIVYIWYFIYPVERSFRFATSANAFAVAIVIVTAIMTIAIAELFRRTARRATQARDREIADRDLFLAEFDHRMKNNFAIVAGLLDLQKRRASDPATVQALETAQMRVDSIARAHRHLYRGTGQPGTVEIRDYLTDLCAALAESLFLQGGITLSCDSDQAAVPRDRAVSIGLVVNELVTNAAKHAFPGRDLGTITVTLRNRSKGGWRITVADDGVGMPKGAALPGKTSGLGSRLVEAFARQAGGTLSTESDESGTRVVMKLES